One genomic segment of Suricata suricatta isolate VVHF042 chromosome 16, meerkat_22Aug2017_6uvM2_HiC, whole genome shotgun sequence includes these proteins:
- the PDCD5 gene encoding programmed cell death protein 5 translates to MAEEELEALRKQRLAELQAKHGEPGDAAQQEAKHREAEMRNSILAQVLDQAARARLSNLALVKPEKTKAVENYLIQMARYGQLSGKVSEQGLIEILEKVSQQTEKKTTVKFSRRKVVDSDEEDDC, encoded by the exons ATGGcggaggaggagctggaggcgctgaggaagcagaggctggcCGAGCTGCAGGCGAAGCACGGG GAGCCTGGCGATGCAGCACAGCAGGAAGCAAAGCACAG GGAAGCAGAAATGAGAAACAGCATCTTAGCCCAAGTCCTGGATCAGGCAGCCCGGGCCCGCC taaGTAACTTAGCACTTGTAAAGCCCGAAAAAACTAAAGCAGTAGAGAATTACCTCATACAGATGGCAAGATACGGGCAGCTGAGTGGAAAG GTATCAGAACAAGGTCTAATAGAAATCCTTGAAAAAGTAAgccaacaaacagaaaagaaaaccacagttaAA TTCAGCAGAAGAAAAGTCGTGGACTCTGATGAAGAGGACGATTGCTGA